The Taeniopygia guttata chromosome 6, bTaeGut7.mat, whole genome shotgun sequence genome contains a region encoding:
- the LOC115495757 gene encoding uncharacterized protein, producing the protein MICSRLLWKTPFVLGLAVLLADFTEIRAFANRSECKNATIEDVNWSLKKYSKCLPDIIAKGEKASINFLAWTLQETLDLLRPVQEQFCKQLPPCPRPVAPKNGGLVCVTIDNTQYCKPMCNEGYDFQFLRSSRLYEVCGNATGFSWTTQLSGGKALAVCNPSEVAISGAKSAYFPSNSTCVHTLAFPETQAEQLNIFLQEIAQQGIDGSSRDRGADCIICGY; encoded by the exons ATGATCTGCTCACGCCTCCTCTGGAAAACACCGTTTGTTCTAGGTTTAGCAGTTCTTCTTGCAG ATTTTACTGAAATCAGAGCTTTTGCCAATCGAAGTGAATGCAAAAATGCAACCATAGAGGATGTGAATTGGAGTCTCAAG AAATATTCAAAATGCTTGCCTGATATTATTGCCAAGGGTGAAAAAGCTTCAATCAATTTCCTGGCGTGGACACTGCAAGAAACACTTGATCTGCTGCGCCCTGTTCAGGAGCAAT TCTGCAAGCAGTTACCTCCATGCCCACGCCCAGTGGCCCCAAAAAACGGGGGGCTCGTGTGTGTGACCATTGACAACACTCAGTACTGCAAACCCATGTGCAACGAG GGTTATGACTTCCAGTTCCTCAGAAGCAGCAGGCTCTATGAGGTGTGTGGCAATGCCACTGGGTTTTCCTGGACCACGCAGCTTAGCGGGGGGAAGGCGCTGGCTGTTTGCAACC cctctgaGGTGGCCATCAGTGGCGCTAAATCTGCCTATTTCCCCAGCAACAGCACCTGTGTGCACACGCTTGCCTTCCCTGAGActcaggcagagcagctgaacATCTTCCTCCAGGAGATTGCCCAGCAAGGCATCGACGGCTCCAGCCGGGACCGAGGGGCCGATTGTATCATCTGTGGTTactga